A section of the Eublepharis macularius isolate TG4126 chromosome 1, MPM_Emac_v1.0, whole genome shotgun sequence genome encodes:
- the LOC129325221 gene encoding coiled-coil domain-containing protein 166-like codes for MNVFPQEQRILKTVSREKLHLMNPELLLFRAPPLPFLSNKDAQGYSQRRGKGIRRRCAGLTMAPKRGKKEQPAREEPPVTRDVAEDVGPTQEAALLLQDYERICQELENMKVQRAQLQEQNDFLQQEAQCLRSESLEFMGYLAKRAQRRKDAVVSLSEENRQMLREIQQQHQEVLAHFQEQQATLRQQLLHKEAELARLGSELEGLGEIRALQQEQVARIQELQRELAAARKQQVERLQETKAHFLRQKAAYEKEARQQVERLAQQAQEVATQCQQEHGEAVKRQNQELRQELQQLVRRANELRKHKHRLEEQAQRLRQEHCCLQEMALLRHGCGRQEDIPSRGNATGKRGENH; via the exons TAGAGAAAAATTGCATCTAATGAACCCTGAGCTCCTCCTCTTCAGAGCACCTCCCCTTCCGTTCCTCAGCAACAAGGACGCGCAGGGGTACTCGCAGCGCAGAGGAAAGGGCATCAGGAGGCGGTGCGCAG GCCTCACAATGGCCCCCAAGCGAGGAAAGAAGGAGCAGCCAGCCAGGGAGGAGCCCCCAGTCACAAGGGATGTTGCTGAGGATGTTGGGCCCACCCAGGAAGCTGCATTGCTGCTGCAAGACTATGAGCGCATCTGCCAAGAACTGGAGAACATGAAAGTGCAGCGGGCACAACTGCAAGAACAGAATGACTTTCTGCAGCAGGAGGCTCAGTGCCTTCGGTCCGAGAGTCTGGAATTCATGGGCTATCTGGCCAAGCGAGCCCAGAGGCGCAAGGATGCTGTGGTCTCCCTGAGTGAGGAGAACCGGCAGATGCTAAGAGAGATCCAGCAGCAACATCAGGAGGTACTTGCCCACTTCCAGGAGCAGCAGGCCACTCTGCGGCAACAGCTGCTGCATAAAGAAGCAGAACTTGCCCGACTCGGCTCAGAACTGGAGGGGTTgggggagatccgggccctgcagcaGGAGCAGGTGGCCCGTATTCAGGAACTTCAACGAGAGCTGGCAGCTGCCAGGAAGCAGCAGGTGGAGCGCCTCCAGGAAACAAAGGCCCACTTCTTGCGGCAGAAGGCGGCCTATGAGAAAGAGGCACGGCAGCAAGTGGAGCGCTTGGCCCAGCAGGCACAAGAGGTGGCAACGCAGTGCCAGCAGGAACACGGCGAGGCAGTGAAACGGCAGAATCAGGAACTGCGGCAGGAGCTGCAACAGTTGGTTCGAAGGGCAAATGAGCTGCGAAAGCACAAGCACCGGCTTGAGGAGCAAGCCCAGCGACTGCGGCAGGAACACTGCTGCCTGCAAGAGATGGCCCTTTTGCGCCACGGCTGTGGGCGCCAGGAAGATATCCCATCAAGAGGCAATGCAACaggaaagcgaggtgaaaaccattaa